A genome region from Bacteroidia bacterium includes the following:
- a CDS encoding ABC transporter permease, which yields MSSPANNRKSVFRQILSHKLGLFGVIWVFLCLVIAVLGYAITPDDSPLANRINLHAAFLKPMSKVMLYAPDNTQATDMSFFSRMISGNPATANDKVYNRKEQRNDSFFLWFDKAESAPFLVAEGLQSSDSKRFHKPFTFYLGSDNYGRDVLSRLLLGTRISLSVGFIAVVISLVLGVVLGLIAGYYGKWSDKLIMWFASVLWSLPTLLLVLAFSFALGKGFWQIFVAIGLSSWVELTRVVRGEVISIKEKEYIKAAKLLGVNDFSLLFRHILPNVLGSVIVICTANFASAILLEAGLSFLGLGVKPPTPSWGIMINEYYGFILLGKAYLALVPGFTIMMLVVALNFIGIALRDVLNK from the coding sequence ATGTCGAGTCCGGCAAATAATAGAAAAAGTGTTTTCAGACAGATACTCTCCCACAAATTGGGATTGTTTGGCGTAATATGGGTTTTTCTTTGTCTTGTTATTGCTGTCTTAGGTTATGCTATTACTCCGGATGATTCTCCACTTGCCAACAGAATAAATTTACATGCAGCGTTTCTTAAACCTATGAGTAAAGTCATGCTTTATGCCCCCGATAATACTCAAGCAACAGACATGTCTTTCTTTTCAAGAATGATTTCGGGCAATCCCGCTACCGCAAATGATAAAGTTTACAATCGTAAAGAGCAGCGCAATGATTCTTTCTTTTTGTGGTTTGACAAGGCTGAATCTGCACCATTTTTGGTTGCAGAAGGCTTACAATCATCTGATTCAAAAAGGTTTCACAAACCGTTTACCTTTTATCTGGGTTCAGACAATTATGGTAGGGATGTGTTGAGTCGTTTGTTGCTGGGAACAAGGATTTCATTGTCTGTAGGTTTCATTGCAGTAGTAATTTCATTGGTTTTGGGTGTTGTACTTGGGTTGATTGCCGGTTATTATGGAAAATGGAGCGATAAGCTAATTATGTGGTTTGCAAGTGTACTTTGGTCTTTACCAACTTTGTTGTTGGTATTGGCATTTAGTTTTGCATTAGGCAAGGGATTCTGGCAGATCTTTGTTGCCATTGGTTTGAGTAGCTGGGTGGAACTCACAAGGGTTGTCAGGGGTGAAGTAATCAGCATTAAAGAAAAGGAGTATATAAAAGCTGCCAAGTTATTGGGAGTAAATGACTTTAGCCTTCTGTTCAGGCATATTTTGCCCAATGTGCTTGGCTCTGTCATAGTGATTTGCACAGCAAATTTTGCTTCTGCCATTTTATTAGAAGCAGGTTTGAGCTTTTTAGGACTTGGCGTCAAACCGCCCACTCCAAGTTGGGGTATTATGATTAATGAGTATTATGGGTTTATTTTGTTAGGTAAAGCCTATCTTGCATTGGTACCCGGTTTTACCATCATGATGTTGGTGGTTGCATTGAACTTTATTGGTATAGCACTTAGGGATGTATTGAACAAATAA
- a CDS encoding histidine kinase: protein MQTFRVALVAFSHKLKDFFFHYKLYRFVYWVLFFFVILRIIGPYSSFEKNVLPALSFSVIHILAAYINIYFFIPFLLYRRHYLTYLIVTSLTILFFCFPLAIITNNFFLTNEFLAANIWTPMFFFVNSAYLLLSVSITSFFHIFSEWFSQNRANKALQELNISNELKFLKSQINPHFLFNSLNSLYALTLTKSDKAPEMVMSLANILRYLLYETSESQVPLEKEINYLNDLIALEKIRMGDRVKICFDIQGDISSIMIEPLLFINFVENSFKHGVNSHKDDAWILIKINADAENKQLSFSIENSKPNENLTVKNERVGGIGLQNTKNRLKLLYPNNHTLQITDKEDSYSVMLKIDLK, encoded by the coding sequence GTGCAGACTTTCAGAGTTGCTTTGGTAGCCTTTTCACACAAGTTAAAGGATTTTTTCTTTCATTATAAACTGTATCGTTTTGTCTATTGGGTATTGTTCTTTTTTGTGATTCTCCGAATCATTGGACCTTATTCAAGTTTTGAAAAGAATGTGCTCCCTGCATTAAGTTTTTCAGTAATTCATATACTGGCAGCTTATATTAACATCTACTTCTTTATTCCTTTTTTATTGTATAGAAGGCATTATCTTACCTACCTGATTGTTACAAGTCTAACGATTCTTTTTTTCTGTTTTCCTCTTGCCATTATCACCAACAATTTCTTTTTGACTAATGAGTTCTTGGCTGCAAACATTTGGACACCCATGTTCTTTTTTGTAAATTCAGCTTACTTGTTGTTATCTGTGTCTATTACCTCATTCTTCCATATTTTCTCTGAATGGTTTAGTCAAAATCGCGCCAACAAAGCCTTGCAAGAATTAAATATTAGCAATGAACTGAAATTCTTAAAATCACAAATCAATCCGCATTTTCTGTTTAATAGTTTGAACAGTTTGTATGCACTCACCCTCACAAAATCAGACAAAGCACCTGAAATGGTGATGAGCCTTGCCAACATTTTGCGCTATCTGCTTTATGAAACCAGTGAATCACAAGTGCCTTTAGAAAAAGAAATCAATTACTTAAATGACTTGATTGCTTTAGAAAAAATCAGAATGGGTGACAGGGTTAAAATTTGCTTTGATATTCAAGGGGATATTTCGTCCATCATGATTGAACCTTTGTTGTTTATAAATTTTGTTGAAAACAGTTTTAAACATGGGGTGAACTCTCACAAAGATGATGCATGGATATTGATAAAGATTAATGCGGACGCCGAAAACAAACAGCTCAGTTTCTCTATTGAAAATTCAAAACCTAACGAGAATTTAACTGTTAAAAACGAAAGAGTAGGTGGTATTGGACTACAAAATACCAAAAATAGATTAAAATTGCTCTACCCAAACAACCATACCCTGCAAATTACTGATAAAGAGGATTCTTATTCGGTAATGCTTAAAATAGATTTAAAATAA
- a CDS encoding LytTR family DNA-binding domain-containing protein, producing the protein MEKVKLILVDDEPLATEVLSSHISKFPHLEVIGRFRNTHDALEFINQEPVDAIFLDIQMPHETGLQFLKKIEDKRIPVIFVTAYPEYAVEAFDLEALDYLVKPVPVDRFKKSIDKLEEFLKIKKSKEDENTKLEDGHIFVKADFKFVKLNYEDILYIEAFADYVKIHIPDDKRIITLQTMKKMETTLPKDKFVRVHRSFIVAINKVTSLSGTHVTIGNKHIPIGKNYKDSFMEVMNHNNFLK; encoded by the coding sequence ATGGAAAAAGTAAAACTAATTTTAGTGGACGATGAACCCTTAGCAACAGAAGTGCTGAGTTCACATATCTCCAAATTTCCTCATCTTGAGGTTATTGGAAGATTTAGAAATACGCATGATGCATTAGAATTTATTAACCAAGAACCAGTTGATGCAATTTTTCTGGATATACAAATGCCTCACGAAACAGGGCTGCAGTTTCTCAAAAAGATTGAAGACAAAAGAATCCCTGTAATTTTTGTTACTGCATATCCTGAATATGCGGTAGAAGCTTTTGACCTTGAAGCATTGGATTACCTTGTAAAACCTGTTCCTGTGGATAGATTTAAAAAGTCTATTGACAAGTTAGAAGAGTTTCTTAAAATCAAAAAATCCAAAGAGGATGAGAACACCAAATTGGAAGATGGACACATTTTTGTAAAAGCTGATTTTAAATTTGTTAAACTCAATTACGAAGATATCCTGTATATAGAAGCATTTGCAGACTACGTAAAAATTCACATTCCTGATGACAAACGTATCATCACCCTGCAAACAATGAAGAAAATGGAAACCACCCTGCCTAAAGACAAGTTTGTGCGTGTACACCGCTCTTTTATTGTAGCTATCAACAAAGTAACTTCACTTTCTGGAACCCATGTAACCATTGGTAATAAACATATTCCAATTGGCAAGAATTATAAAGATTCATTCATGGAAGTAATGAATCACAACAACTTTCTTAAATAA
- the corA gene encoding magnesium/cobalt transporter CorA, which translates to MRKRIIRHKPIRRHHKRKPGLPPASLIRRSSDDFLDTELKYISYNIDFIEEKQIKSLSELPEKSPDKFLWLNITGLNDLELLKDVGNKFNIHPLLLEDIINTDQRPKFDDFEDKLALTLRLYYNDTIESVTDGEQVTLVMGENVLISFLEKPTDIFEPIYERLRKTTSGVRAHSSDFLFYALADLIIDYYFVFIEVLGDKIEALEDSLYLQPNDSSLERIHDLKTELLNFRRNVFPLREAIGQIQRSASRLIEPETQRFWTDAYDHVIRIIDLLENYRELNNGLRDIYLSGLSIKMNKIMQLLTIISTIFIPLTFIVGVYGMNFHYMPELGWKYGYFMVWAAMVLIVLGMLIYFKRKRWL; encoded by the coding sequence ATGCGTAAGCGTATTATTAGGCATAAACCCATCAGAAGGCATCATAAGAGAAAGCCTGGATTGCCTCCGGCAAGTCTTATCAGAAGAAGTTCCGATGATTTTCTCGATACTGAGCTAAAGTACATTAGCTACAACATTGATTTCATTGAAGAGAAACAAATAAAGTCTCTCTCTGAGTTACCAGAAAAATCTCCCGACAAGTTTTTATGGTTAAACATTACAGGTCTTAATGATTTGGAATTACTGAAAGACGTAGGTAATAAGTTTAATATACATCCTTTATTGTTGGAAGACATTATTAATACTGACCAAAGACCCAAATTTGATGATTTTGAAGACAAACTCGCGTTAACTCTCCGGTTATATTACAACGACACTATAGAAAGTGTCACAGATGGCGAGCAGGTTACATTGGTTATGGGTGAGAATGTACTTATCTCTTTTCTCGAAAAACCAACAGACATTTTCGAGCCTATTTATGAAAGACTCCGAAAAACCACCAGTGGGGTCAGGGCACATTCTTCTGATTTTCTCTTTTATGCTTTGGCAGATTTAATTATTGACTATTATTTTGTGTTTATTGAAGTCCTTGGAGACAAGATTGAAGCCTTAGAAGACTCACTTTATTTACAACCCAATGACAGTAGTTTAGAGCGTATCCATGATTTAAAAACTGAATTACTGAATTTCAGGCGTAATGTTTTTCCATTGCGCGAAGCGATAGGACAAATCCAAAGAAGTGCTTCAAGACTTATTGAACCTGAAACCCAGCGATTTTGGACTGATGCTTATGATCACGTTATCAGGATTATTGATTTGTTAGAAAATTACAGAGAGTTGAATAACGGACTCAGGGACATTTATTTGTCGGGACTCAGTATCAAGATGAATAAAATCATGCAATTGCTCACGATTATTTCAACCATTTTCATACCCCTCACTTTTATTGTTGGTGTGTACGGTATGAATTTTCATTATATGCCGGAATTAGGCTGGAAATATGGTTATTTTATGGTATGGGCAGCAATGGTGCTGATTGTGCTGGGAATGTTAATTTATTTCAAACGGAAACGCTGGCTGTAA
- a CDS encoding O-antigen ligase family protein: protein MEKLSSHINPIVFVVIGSLIGLIPVLGFMLGIPEISVFPLLLIAAWMAFTYPLGFTILIAGLVPLSIQINDIGGGLGLSLPTEPMMIFFFVLLIFRFIIRGNINTTFIKHPIVLFAVLYLTWYFITTLTSSMLFVSVKSFVAKFWFIAIFFFFLAPNLRTPKVMKQILYAMIAGGTVMVLYTLIRHAGEGFVRIHSYTIMRPFFSDHGSYAAFLALFVPILFAFAFYGKRLSIALLWRVVLGVLCVIFLFGILFSFTRATWISIVAMMGFAALVYYKITFKQLMVGVILVISIIVWKQESILYELSRNKQDSAENIEDNMKSVSNISTDPSNMERINRWKCAVAMVKDKPIFGFGPYTYTFQYAPYQRPEDMTRISTNAGTLGNAHSEYFMALSEMGYLGFILVLGLFLSSLYVGMKIYRYATQSWVKTLAMAITLGLFTYYIHGLINNYSEYDKISVPLWSFLAILTALDLFHAQYVKNPENQTYVESGK, encoded by the coding sequence TTGGAAAAACTCAGTTCACATATTAACCCCATAGTATTTGTGGTAATTGGGTCTTTGATAGGACTCATTCCTGTGCTGGGATTTATGTTGGGGATTCCTGAGATATCCGTTTTTCCTCTCTTATTAATAGCAGCATGGATGGCATTTACATATCCGCTTGGGTTTACCATCCTCATAGCCGGATTAGTGCCGCTTTCCATACAAATTAATGACATCGGTGGTGGTTTGGGTTTGTCTTTGCCTACTGAACCGATGATGATTTTTTTCTTTGTATTGCTTATTTTTAGATTTATTATCAGAGGAAATATTAATACTACATTTATAAAACACCCCATTGTTTTATTTGCAGTTCTTTATTTAACATGGTACTTTATCACTACGCTCACAAGCTCCATGCTCTTTGTATCGGTTAAATCATTTGTTGCGAAATTTTGGTTTATCGCTATTTTCTTCTTTTTCCTTGCACCAAATCTTAGGACACCTAAGGTAATGAAACAAATCCTTTATGCCATGATTGCCGGAGGGACTGTTATGGTGCTTTACACCTTGATTCGCCATGCCGGAGAAGGCTTTGTGAGAATTCATTCCTATACAATCATGCGCCCTTTCTTCAGCGACCATGGGAGCTATGCAGCATTCTTAGCTTTGTTTGTCCCTATCTTGTTTGCTTTTGCTTTTTATGGAAAAAGATTGTCTATAGCCTTATTATGGAGGGTAGTATTGGGAGTATTGTGTGTTATCTTTTTGTTTGGAATTTTGTTTTCGTTTACAAGAGCAACATGGATTAGCATAGTTGCAATGATGGGCTTTGCTGCATTGGTTTACTACAAAATTACCTTTAAACAATTGATGGTAGGAGTGATTTTGGTAATTAGCATAATTGTATGGAAGCAAGAGTCAATTTTATATGAGTTGTCTCGAAACAAGCAGGATTCTGCCGAGAACATAGAGGACAACATGAAATCGGTGTCCAATATATCAACAGACCCTTCCAATATGGAGCGAATTAATCGTTGGAAATGTGCGGTGGCAATGGTAAAAGATAAGCCTATTTTCGGTTTTGGACCTTATACTTATACTTTTCAATATGCTCCCTATCAAAGACCTGAGGATATGACACGTATCAGCACCAATGCCGGTACGCTCGGCAATGCACACAGTGAATATTTTATGGCACTATCAGAGATGGGATATTTGGGTTTTATTTTAGTCTTAGGGCTGTTTTTGTCTTCATTGTATGTAGGAATGAAGATTTATAGATATGCAACACAAAGCTGGGTTAAGACCTTGGCCATGGCAATCACTTTAGGGCTGTTTACTTATTACATTCACGGGTTGATTAACAACTATTCTGAATACGATAAGATTAGTGTTCCCCTGTGGAGTTTTCTTGCAATTTTAACTGCGTTGGATTTATTCCATGCCCAATACGTAAAGAATCCCGAAAACCAAACTTATGTCGAGTCCGGCAAATAA
- the mazG gene encoding nucleoside triphosphate pyrophosphohydrolase: MEKGKALEAFGRLLDIMSELREKCPWDREQTIESIRHLTIEEVHELSGAILENNQDDIKKEIGDILLHIVFYGKIADELKWFDITDIINTLCEKLIRRHPHIYGDVQVKNAEDVKQNWEQIKQTEKSATEPKSYLSGVPASMPSLIKALRMQEKAARAGFDWDNKADVLKKVWEEWEEFQQAKNKHEKEAEFGDFLFSLVNYARFEDINPDDALEATNRKFKKRFEYIEQRARENGVKLEELSLQQMDVWWNEAK, from the coding sequence ATGGAGAAAGGCAAAGCGCTAGAGGCTTTCGGACGCTTATTAGATATTATGTCAGAACTGCGGGAAAAATGCCCGTGGGATCGAGAACAAACGATTGAATCAATCCGCCATCTGACTATTGAGGAAGTGCATGAACTTTCAGGTGCTATATTGGAAAACAATCAGGACGACATCAAAAAAGAGATTGGAGACATCCTTTTGCACATTGTTTTCTATGGAAAAATAGCAGATGAACTCAAGTGGTTTGACATCACAGATATTATTAACACCCTTTGCGAAAAACTCATAAGGCGGCACCCCCATATTTATGGAGATGTGCAGGTTAAGAATGCAGAAGATGTAAAACAAAACTGGGAGCAGATTAAGCAAACCGAAAAAAGTGCCACAGAACCTAAATCATATCTTTCGGGAGTCCCGGCTTCCATGCCAAGTCTAATTAAAGCATTGCGAATGCAAGAAAAAGCAGCACGTGCCGGTTTTGATTGGGATAACAAAGCTGATGTTTTAAAGAAAGTTTGGGAAGAATGGGAGGAGTTTCAACAAGCAAAAAACAAACACGAAAAAGAAGCCGAATTTGGGGATTTTCTATTCTCTCTGGTAAACTATGCCCGTTTTGAAGACATCAATCCTGATGATGCTTTAGAAGCAACCAACAGAAAATTCAAAAAAAGGTTTGAATATATTGAGCAACGCGCTCGCGAGAATGGAGTGAAATTAGAAGAGCTAAGTTTGCAGCAGATGGATGTATGGTGGAATGAAGCTAAGTAA
- a CDS encoding Wzz/FepE/Etk N-terminal domain-containing protein has translation MTNKESNMLSFSEIVDFIWRWKKPLIIISIITIILASVFSGPNFIKPKYKSTVVFYPATTNSISKSLLPERGERAQDALEFGAEEEAEKALQILQSSKLRDRLIKQFDLMRHYKIDPKKDKYPYTKLEKELDANIQVSRTRYLSIRIDVLDENPQMAADIATGMANLYDTIRSEINLERAIPALQIIENAYKEKQAMIDDLHKQMQELGHQGVVNYEEQSKSIQEALIIAGGGALKGDNKMKTGQKVVDDLLERQSKLVEFGGMYLSIVEKIKLEEEKLSDIKAKLDRAKVDVEETMTNQFRVSDATPAEKKSYPVRWLIVLVSLFVAVSTSVMVFAIIEKSKTNKTVQTQES, from the coding sequence ATGACAAATAAAGAATCCAACATGTTGAGTTTTAGTGAAATCGTTGATTTTATTTGGCGATGGAAGAAGCCATTAATTATTATTTCAATCATCACCATCATTCTTGCTTCAGTATTTTCCGGTCCAAATTTTATTAAACCCAAGTATAAATCTACGGTTGTGTTTTACCCCGCAACAACCAATTCTATTTCCAAATCTTTGTTACCCGAAAGAGGTGAACGTGCACAAGATGCTCTTGAATTTGGTGCAGAGGAAGAAGCAGAAAAGGCACTGCAAATACTTCAATCAAGCAAACTTCGCGACAGACTTATCAAGCAGTTTGATTTGATGAGACATTATAAAATTGACCCTAAGAAAGACAAATATCCTTATACAAAACTTGAAAAGGAATTAGACGCAAATATTCAGGTGAGCCGTACTCGTTACCTTTCAATCCGCATAGATGTTCTTGATGAAAATCCACAAATGGCTGCGGATATTGCAACAGGAATGGCGAATTTGTATGACACCATTCGTTCAGAAATCAACTTGGAACGTGCGATACCGGCATTGCAAATTATTGAAAATGCTTATAAAGAGAAACAAGCCATGATTGATGATTTGCACAAGCAAATGCAAGAACTAGGTCATCAGGGAGTTGTGAACTATGAAGAACAATCTAAATCCATTCAGGAAGCATTGATTATTGCCGGAGGTGGTGCCCTCAAAGGAGATAATAAAATGAAAACCGGTCAAAAAGTAGTCGATGATTTATTGGAAAGACAATCGAAACTTGTTGAATTTGGTGGTATGTATCTTTCCATTGTAGAAAAAATTAAGTTGGAAGAAGAGAAACTGAGCGATATCAAAGCAAAATTGGATAGAGCCAAGGTGGATGTTGAAGAAACCATGACCAACCAATTTAGGGTGAGTGATGCTACACCTGCTGAGAAAAAATCTTATCCTGTTAGATGGTTGATCGTTTTAGTGAGTTTATTTGTCGCAGTATCTACCTCTGTTATGGTGTTTGCTATTATAGAAAAGTCAAAGACCAACAAGACTGTACAAACACAAGAATCTTAA